A region of Cheilinus undulatus linkage group 10, ASM1832078v1, whole genome shotgun sequence DNA encodes the following proteins:
- the LOC121516491 gene encoding uncharacterized protein LOC121516491: protein MTMLAVLGLLLMLGLSRCTDEEKIEIKTVRVGDEVKLTCPRKTSASGSTKLFWFRQVSGDLPECLGGTLRIDYDDVTKTPHTTLKQEPGTFVLIINQTQLSDSGLYFCVEQEDLKMTLLKGVFLRTKGPESDITAVIQDLSADPDHPDLMTLQCSVLSDSETKTCPGNHRVFWFRSGSDEAHPSVIYTHGNRRDECEESPETQSPQKCVYSFSKTVSSSDAGTYYCAVATCGQMLFGHGTEINGKGENMEMIQTALLFVVAGVLALSLILNAILTYKIKTKSFVSGKAADAVRTNAVTATAAQQGQQGAEASLVYCAPAFSKKRNGKRERRNMRTAEEETVYSGIRAAARE from the exons ATGACGATGCTGGCTGTACTCGGTTTACTACTGATGCTCGGACTGAGCC GATGTACAGATGAGGAGAAGATTGAGATAAAGACGGTCCGTGTTGGAGATGAGGTCAAACTGACGTGTCCTCGCAAGACCTCTGCTTCAGGTTCAACAAAGTTGTTTTGGTTCAGGCAAGTTTCTGGAGACTTGCCTGAATGTTTGGGTGGAACTCTCAGGATTGACTATGATGATGTTACCAAAACTCCTCACACCACCTTAAAACAAGAGCCTGGAACATTTGTCCTGATTATCAATCAAACCCAGCTCAGTGACTCTGGACTTTACTTTTGTGTGGAACAAGAGGATCTTAAAATGACCCTTTTAAAAGGAGTATTTCTGAGGactaaag GACCAGAGTCTGATATCACCGCCGTCATTCAAGACCTTTCGGCTGATCCAGACCATCCAGACTTGATGACTCTGCAGTGTTCAGTCCTCTCTGACTCTGAAACTAAAACCTGTCCAGGGAATCACAGAGTGTTCTGGTTCAGATCTGGATCAGATGAAGCTCATCCCAGTGTCATTTACACTCATGGAAACAGACGTGATGAGTGTGAGGAGAGTCCTGAGACTCAGTCTCCACAGAAATGTGTCTACAGCTTTTCTAAGACCGTCAGCTCTTCTGATGCCGGGACTTATTACTGTGCTGTGGCCACATGTGGACAGATGTTATTCGGACATGGAACAGAGATCAATGGCAAAG GAGAGAACATGGAGATGATCCAGACAGCTCTCCTGTTTGTGGTAGCAGGTGTTTTAGCCTTAAGTCTGATTTTAAATGCCATCCTGACTTATAAAATCAAGACAAAATCTTTTGTTTCTGGCAAAG CTGCTGATGCTGTAAGAACAAATGCTGTCACAGCCACTGCTGCTCAGCAAGGCCAGCAg GGAGCTGAAGCCTCATTGGTTTATTGTGCACCAGCCTTTTCCAAAAagagaaatggcaaaagagagagaagaaatatgaggacagcagaggaagagactgTTTACTCTGGTATCAGAGCTGCTGCGAGAGAGTAA